One Henriciella litoralis genomic window carries:
- a CDS encoding SDR family NAD(P)-dependent oxidoreductase — MTDLSGKTAIITGAASGIGYAGVEVFIAAGANVVAGDLQDEKGKALEARFGSDRVRYVHCDVTKTADLKTLFETAEEAFGGVDILWNNAGHGGTPSGVEDLDEDGFDTTIALLLKSCFVGTKLAVPYMKKRGGGSVINTSSISAVCAGYAPITYSVAKKGVAHFSKLAAAELSKYKIRVNAILPGFIATSIFGASLGLSREQADQMAAMVEQQGGRMQPAGRTGVGADIAEMAAFLASDKSGFITGGEFLVDGGMTVGPRHSWDETDGGPLLDALGISVEQAEQMRLAMEAEKN; from the coding sequence ATGACAGACCTTAGCGGCAAGACGGCGATCATCACCGGTGCGGCGAGCGGCATTGGCTATGCGGGCGTCGAGGTTTTCATCGCGGCGGGCGCAAATGTCGTCGCGGGCGATTTGCAGGATGAGAAGGGTAAGGCGCTTGAGGCGCGCTTCGGCTCTGACCGGGTGCGCTATGTCCATTGCGATGTGACGAAGACCGCTGACCTGAAGACGCTTTTCGAGACCGCTGAAGAGGCGTTTGGCGGGGTCGATATCCTCTGGAACAATGCCGGTCATGGCGGTACGCCGAGCGGTGTCGAAGATCTGGATGAAGACGGCTTCGATACGACGATCGCGCTTCTGCTGAAGTCCTGCTTTGTCGGCACCAAGCTGGCTGTGCCGTATATGAAGAAGCGTGGCGGCGGCTCGGTGATCAACACCTCTTCGATCTCTGCCGTGTGCGCTGGCTATGCGCCGATTACCTATTCGGTTGCCAAGAAGGGCGTGGCGCATTTCTCCAAGCTCGCCGCCGCTGAGCTTTCAAAATACAAGATCCGCGTGAACGCGATCCTGCCGGGCTTTATCGCGACCTCGATCTTTGGCGCGTCGCTGGGTCTTTCGCGGGAGCAGGCCGATCAGATGGCTGCAATGGTTGAGCAGCAAGGCGGGCGAATGCAGCCGGCCGGGCGCACCGGGGTCGGGGCTGATATTGCGGAAATGGCGGCGTTTCTCGCGTCCGACAAATCCGGCTTTATCACGGGCGGCGAATTCCTCGTCGATGGCGGCATGACGGTCGGCCCGCGCCACAGCTGGGACGAGACCGATGGCGGTCCACTGCTTGATGCGCTGGGGATTTCCGTCGAGCAGGCCGAACAGATGCGGCTCGCCATGGAAGCGGAGAAAAACTAG